One segment of Solanum lycopersicum chromosome 1, SLM_r2.1 DNA contains the following:
- the LOC101260581 gene encoding protein ALP1-like produces MNPRNLAALLSSLIAQLLLLITVVFPSSNPLCITNSSLSHFLTPLLLHFLSVSETAATLSRKRKRIHFSEFDAPEGEGLTRFKLGRPDSFIRRNPDCFKKFFNINSSTFDWLCGLLEPLLECRDPVDSPLNLAAETRLGIGLFRLATGANFSDVSRRFTVSESVAKFCFKQLCRVLCTNFRFWVGFLNSGELESVSNRFESISGIPNCCGVLCCVRFKVNEESIAAQLVVDSSSRIISIIAGFRGDKTDFQVLNSSTLFEDIEKGTIFTNSQGLEINGVSVPQFLVGNGDYPLLNWLMLPFDDPISQSNEEKFNNAINVMRLPSVIAVQSLRNWGVLREPIEGEIKTVVASIGACSILHNMSLSRDDYSAFCDDLNEYSPDKRKSCSNPGETKTVACSIRSALVTKVTKATEFQ; encoded by the coding sequence atgaATCCTCGAAATTTAGCTGCGTTGCTTTCTTCGCTAATTGCTCAATTACTCCTTTTAATTACAGTCGTTTTTCCTTCATCGAATCCTCTTTGTATAACAAATTCGTCTTTATCTCATTTTCTTACAcctcttcttctccattttctctCTGTTTCTGAAACTGCCGCTACTCTCTCGCGAAAGAGAAAGCGTatccatttttcagaattcgaTGCACCGGAAGGCGAGGGTTTGACCCGGTTTAAACTCGGCAGACCCGACTCGTTCATCCGACGTAACCCGGATTGTTTCAAGAAATTCTTCAATATCAATTCTTCTACTTTTGATTGGCTTTGCGGGTTGTTAGAGCCTCTGTTAGAGTGTCGTGACCCCGTTGATTCGCCACTCAATCTAGCTGCGGAAACTAGGCTTGGAATTGGGCTTTTCCGATTGGCTACCGGAGCTAATTTCTCAGATGTTTCTCGGAGATTTACTGTATCGGAATCTGTTGCTAAGTTTTGTTTCAAACAATTGTGTAGGGTGCTCTGTACTAATTTCCGGTTCTGGGTTGGGTTTTTGAATTCGGGTGAGCTTGAATCTGTTTCGAATCGATTCGAGTCGATTTCGGGTATTCCTAATTGCTGTGGAGTACTCTGTTGTGTAAGATTTAAGGTTAACGAAGAGAGTATAGCAGCTCAATTAGTGGTTGATTCATCCTCCAGGATTATTAGTATTATAGCCGGTTTTCGCGGCGATAAGACTGATTTCCAGGTGTTGAATTCATCAACTCTGTTCGAAGATATTGAAAAAGGAACCATTTTTACGAATTCACAAGGTTTGGAGATAAATGGAGTGAGTGTGCCACAGTTTTTAGTAGGTAATGGAGATTACCCTTTGTTAAATTGGTTAATGTTACCATTTGATGATCCTATTTCGCAATCAAATGAAGAGAAGTTCAACAATGCAATCAACGTAATGCGTTTGCCATCAGTTATAGCTGTTCAGAGCTTGAGAAATTGGGGTGTTTTGCGCGAACCTATTGAAGGAGAAATCAAGACTGTTGTGGCTTCTATTGGTGCTTGTTCGATACTTCATAATATGTCGTTATCAAGAGATGATTATTCAGCATTTTGTGATGATTTGAATGAGTATTCACCTGACAAACGCAAGAGTTGTTCGAATCCTGGCGAAACTAAAACCGTAGCATGTTCTATTAGAAGTGCATTAGTCACAAAAGTCACAAAAGCAACAGAGTTTCAGTAA